The genomic segment GCAGCTACAGGCTCATACAGAGAGGTGACATTAGCAGCTACAGTAGCGACACACGGAGAGGCTACAGAGGGAGGTGACACATTACAGAAGACTATAGAGGTACAAGGATTGACGTTTGGGAGGAGACTTTGCCGCAATGAAATAGGAGTAACAGCAGAATTCTGTACACATTGGAAGTTGGAGGCACTGGGTTCAGTGAGCGCATAAAGTTAAACAAGCAACACACCTGTGCGTCAGAGTCGCAGCTACTGGCTCCGGAACTAGACATGCTGAAAGTGTCTGCAGAATCGGCCGATGCCCTGATTAGTGCTTCATCGGACGAGCACTTGCCCCTTGCCCGCATTATTCTAGAAGCCGTGGATGGCAAGAAAGTGAACAGCCGTTGCGGGGAGCTGAGCCGGACCCCCCTGATGTGCTGCGCCCTGCTCCCGGAGCCCCAGTCCCGGCTGCGCtacatgcagctcctgctggggaAGGGGGCCGAGGTGAATAGCCGGGATCGCTCCGGCCGCACCGCGCTCAGCTACTCCTGCGAGAGGGGGCACCTACCGGAGGTGAAGACCCTGGTGCAACACGGAGCGGACCCGGAGCTGCCGGACCTGTGGGGGAACACGGCGCTGATTTACGCTGCGGTGTCCGGGCACGCCCCGGTGCTGGACTTCTTGGCCCGGGCTTTTAAGAGACTTGGGCTGCAAATCAACCGGGCTAATCGGGTGGGAAACTCTGCCCTGGATGTGGCGCGCTATCTGGGCTACCAGGACTGCGAACTGGCGCTGAACGGCGCAACCCTGGGGCGCAAAAAGGAGGCGACCCCCCCGCACGGCGCAAGGGCCGGGGCGCACAATTTCCTCCTGGGCAGGAGCCGCTCTCTGGCTTCCCGCTGCCGCCTGGACTCCATGGATTCCATAGAGGAGGAAGAGGCGGCGGGGAGGGGAAGCGGTGCCTCCGGCTTCTCCAGCGTCCTGACCCCCCGACCCCGCTCCTGGAGCCTTCAGTACGGGGGTGATACCCGCAGCACCGGGCTCCACTTGCCCGCACTCAGCAGCGCTTCCATCCAGAGCCTGTACTCCCCCCGCCCGGGCAAGCAGCACGACCCCCCTATCCCTGCCCCTTTGCCCGGCCCTCTGGGCATCCTACTCACCCCTCTCTCTGCCAGCCCCCATGTGCCAGCCAAAGACCAACTGCCAGGCTGCTCCAAGGACACAGGGCTGCGCAGGTTCAACGCTACTTACTATCAGAAGCGCAGTAGCCTACCCACCAGCCTGCTCTGCCCCGCACCCCCAGAGAGAGCGCCCCCAACTGCCCAGCCCACTAACCCCCTCACTCTGCTGGGGAACCGGCTGCTGCGGCGCTTCACCTTCCCGGAGTTCAAAAAGCAACAAGTGGATGAAGCAGCCGGTGCCCCCCTCCCTGGCAGCGACACCAAAGAGCCCGGGGGGCAGAAGACCATGTCCAGGTCGGAAACCTTCCCTTTTGTCAAAAAACACCCGCAAATCGTGCACAAGCCCAGCGTAGACAGTATCAGCAGCGTCAAGTGCGAGTTTGACTTTCAGCAGAACACATGACGCAATAGCAGTGACGCAATACAATGTTCATCCAATGATTATCGGGACGCGGAGCCTCTGTGGAAGTGCGGAGCGGGCGTTTAGGTTTTATTTAACGCAAAACAACCTGCGCTGATTGGTTGGCTCAGGGGCCTCTTAACTGGAGAATTCGCCGCAGGTTGTGTGGCAAAACCTGGTGTTTAATGGTGTAAATGTCCATAAATGCAGTGATGTCCTTATGAATCATCCTAATTGTGGAGTTGGCCTGTGGCCTTCCAGCTGTAGTTGCTGGAGGGCCGTTTCTGTTCCAATGTAATGGCTCTTTAGACAATTATATcaagtttatataaaaatataggagATCAGTTGAAGAACTAACATTTCTGGTGTAAGGGGGATAAAATGTTTCCCATTGAAAGAAAACACCACAATAAGCGACTTGCCAGCATAAATTCATTCAGCATTCTTCATTCCTATTTGTTAATGTATTTGCTGCTGTGTCACATTACTGGTTCTGACCACTGAAATAAAatagcagaagccaactgattAACAGACTAGTGAGGCAgcatgcagggcattgtgggaagtCTAGGCTGGAGGAGAGTACATTTGGTACattatttcaagagtcagagccagcagtgcagaaagggacagacatattCTGCTTTCAGTTCTGGTTAGAGATTTCCTATATTCCTGGGAATTTCTAGTGTATGTACATACACATGCTCAGAATTCTATTCTCCTTCAttaagcaaaatgttatttttggggttACAACCCCCTTGAATGTTTTCACCCTAATCAATCTGTGCACAAAAAATGCTGTTGGTTCCTATCTGTCTGGGTGACATTGTCCTGAGTCACATTGTGCTTTTTATGCAACGGGAATTCTGTGCTGCTCAGGAGGAGCATTGGCTTTATAGAGCCCTGTAGGACCCTCTGGGATATTTATCATGGAGCCTAAGGGCCACGTCACCAGTTCTCTTGTCTGTGTATAATCCAGTGTCTATATGTTGTGATAGAAGCTGCTATTATTATTCTCATTAGTGAAAAGGTGGCCATGGACCAATAGATTTGCTGCCTTTGATCAGTTTGCTTACTCATGGGCAGGGCCACattcagccaatccaggggctaATGATGGGATCCTGACACAGGCCTATGCAGGCCCATTGGAAGAGAAACAAACAATacactgatgcagtcctcgccTGGTAAAACAGATAACTTCTAGCAGTAGGGCAGGCTGCAGGAAGGGGCcagtacatgggccaataagtaGCCAACTTGCCTGGGGGGGCTGTGTCGCTGGGCTTTATCAACCCATGTATGTCCACTTTATAGCAAGGCTGTATGTCACCATTCTGattctggactacaaatcccatcatcCCATAATCAGGCCTTTCATATAGGTAAGCAGGGTGCGCTGAGCAAAATTATCTTCCACAGCTCCttggatttttttatatattaaatatgcctCCCCAACATATGAATGGTACATTGGCAAtaggtgg from the Xenopus tropicalis strain Nigerian chromosome 5, UCB_Xtro_10.0, whole genome shotgun sequence genome contains:
- the LOC100488442 gene encoding ankyrin repeat domain-containing protein 63; amino-acid sequence: MLKVSAESADALISASSDEHLPLARIILEAVDGKKVNSRCGELSRTPLMCCALLPEPQSRLRYMQLLLGKGAEVNSRDRSGRTALSYSCERGHLPEVKTLVQHGADPELPDLWGNTALIYAAVSGHAPVLDFLARAFKRLGLQINRANRVGNSALDVARYLGYQDCELALNGATLGRKKEATPPHGARAGAHNFLLGRSRSLASRCRLDSMDSIEEEEAAGRGSGASGFSSVLTPRPRSWSLQYGGDTRSTGLHLPALSSASIQSLYSPRPGKQHDPPIPAPLPGPLGILLTPLSASPHVPAKDQLPGCSKDTGLRRFNATYYQKRSSLPTSLLCPAPPERAPPTAQPTNPLTLLGNRLLRRFTFPEFKKQQVDEAAGAPLPGSDTKEPGGQKTMSRSETFPFVKKHPQIVHKPSVDSISSVKCEFDFQQNT